A DNA window from Deltaproteobacteria bacterium contains the following coding sequences:
- a CDS encoding four helix bundle protein: MSKGFIPTHGGYKKLLSHQKAQIVYDATVSFCGRFVDKRSRTHDQMIQAARSGKQNIIEGSMASATSKETEIKLTNVARASLEELLADYRDFLRVRGIEEWPKDHSYAQRLRNLNKIPNATYATFRKGIENSDPAIAANVIIGLIRVASYLLDRQLRYLEEAFVKEGGLRERMTRARLEERKRAR; this comes from the coding sequence ATGAGCAAAGGCTTCATACCCACGCACGGTGGCTACAAGAAGCTGCTCTCCCACCAGAAGGCGCAGATCGTCTACGACGCGACGGTTTCCTTCTGCGGTCGGTTCGTCGACAAGCGCAGCCGCACTCATGATCAGATGATCCAGGCGGCCCGCTCCGGCAAGCAGAACATCATCGAAGGCAGCATGGCCTCCGCGACATCCAAGGAAACCGAGATCAAGCTCACCAACGTGGCACGCGCCAGCTTAGAAGAGCTGCTGGCCGACTACCGTGACTTCCTGCGAGTGCGCGGCATAGAAGAATGGCCCAAGGATCATTCCTATGCGCAGCGCCTTCGCAACCTGAACAAGATTCCCAACGCCACCTACGCGACCTTCCGCAAGGGCATCGAGAACTCCGACCCGGCAATCGCTGCGAATGTGATCATCGGCTTGATCCGCGTGGCCAGTTACCTGCTGGACCGTCAGCTCCGATACCTTGAGGAAGCCTTTGTCAAAGAGGGCGGCTTGCGTGAACGCATGACCCGCGCCCGTCTCGAAGAACGGAAGCGGGCAAGATGA
- a CDS encoding LLM class flavin-dependent oxidoreductase yields MKFALQVAGIMNAMRSSARLYGSPAATGDRVRNDQMGIEAVVSQTLLAESLGFDAVFVPDHYVFEAMGTLRPEVPAYELFFVMATLVQRTRTIRIASYVACMLYRHPAMHARLLAQVDEASDGRVIAGVGAGWMRAEFEMMGIDFPDVSERLQRMDEAVAIIRGLWRPEPFTLAGKFYRVKDAVCLPRPMQQPHPPLMLGGSGAGILRRAGEWADIVHMVPALGKAGTATLTELQKFNDAAVRQKLARVREAEARAGRPKGAVQYASTIFNLQITSSLAQTRQVLEGMAAFFGPTAEQARRHPMVLAGTPGEIVDELRRRESEHGLSLLAINVKGEEQLTEFGEKVVAKM; encoded by the coding sequence ATGAAGTTTGCCCTCCAGGTCGCTGGCATCATGAATGCGATGCGATCGTCGGCGCGATTATACGGATCGCCGGCAGCGACCGGTGACCGCGTGCGGAATGACCAGATGGGGATTGAGGCGGTGGTGTCGCAGACGCTGTTGGCCGAGTCCCTCGGATTCGACGCGGTGTTCGTGCCGGATCACTACGTCTTCGAGGCCATGGGCACGCTGCGCCCGGAGGTGCCAGCGTACGAGTTGTTTTTCGTCATGGCGACATTGGTGCAGCGCACCCGCACGATCCGCATCGCCAGCTACGTTGCCTGCATGCTCTACCGCCATCCCGCCATGCACGCGCGGCTCCTTGCGCAAGTTGACGAGGCCAGCGACGGGCGCGTGATCGCGGGCGTCGGCGCCGGCTGGATGCGTGCCGAGTTCGAGATGATGGGCATCGACTTCCCCGACGTGAGCGAGCGACTGCAACGGATGGACGAAGCGGTGGCGATCATTCGAGGTCTCTGGCGACCCGAGCCGTTCACGCTGGCAGGGAAGTTCTACCGCGTGAAAGACGCAGTCTGCCTGCCACGCCCGATGCAGCAGCCCCATCCTCCGCTGATGCTCGGCGGCAGCGGTGCGGGCATCCTGCGCCGTGCCGGCGAGTGGGCCGACATCGTCCACATGGTTCCCGCGCTCGGCAAGGCGGGCACGGCGACTTTGACCGAGCTACAGAAGTTCAACGATGCGGCGGTGCGCCAGAAGCTCGCGCGCGTTCGTGAAGCCGAGGCGCGCGCTGGCCGGCCGAAAGGTGCGGTGCAGTACGCCTCAACGATCTTCAACCTGCAGATCACCAGCTCGCTGGCGCAGACACGTCAGGTCCTGGAGGGCATGGCGGCGTTCTTCGGCCCGACAGCGGAGCAGGCGCGGCGGCACCCGATGGTTCTGGCCGGCACGCCGGGGGAGATCGTCGACGAACTGCGCCGCCGCGAAAGTGAACACGGACTCTCGCTGTTGGCGATCAACGTCAAAGGCGAGGAGCAGTTGACCGAATTCGGCGAGAAGGTCGTCGCCAAAATGTGA
- a CDS encoding glycosyltransferase family 1 protein: MRIMFTSIGGHGHFRPMAPLAQALRDAHHDVVVATMESFRGSVEDLGLEIIPVGITYVEAMRRLHAAHPEFRSLRPEEESRRVVTDLFIGILTPSILEALPRLLGWAPDVVVREEGEFAGPIVAAKAGVPWVDHGWGPMRPPEMVMAAAAALEPLWRAHGLEPDTAGGTYRWLYFDPCPPSLQFPYAASVEVAHLVRPEIARSRRPASGLDWINRVHRPIVYVTLGTAPRFAGDLEFFQIVIAALAGEVELVITVGPEGDPDAIGSVPDGVHVERFIPQAALLPHCALVISNGGSGSTLGALSHGVPVLAVPAASPSQRRNADALAASGAGRRLERYELTVERMRADADTMLADPSYRAVAQRIAQEIIGMPGVDQAALLVEQLAVERRPIPTTRLDAR; this comes from the coding sequence GTGCGGATAATGTTCACGTCGATCGGTGGCCACGGCCACTTCCGTCCGATGGCTCCACTCGCGCAGGCGCTTCGCGACGCGCACCACGATGTGGTGGTCGCGACCATGGAGTCGTTCCGCGGGAGCGTTGAAGATCTCGGGTTGGAGATCATCCCGGTTGGCATCACGTATGTCGAGGCCATGCGGCGACTGCATGCCGCGCATCCCGAGTTTCGGTCATTGCGACCTGAGGAAGAGAGCCGGCGGGTTGTGACGGACCTCTTCATCGGCATACTCACTCCGTCCATTCTCGAGGCGCTGCCCCGCCTGCTCGGCTGGGCACCGGATGTTGTTGTGCGCGAAGAGGGGGAGTTCGCAGGGCCGATCGTGGCAGCGAAGGCAGGAGTGCCGTGGGTGGATCACGGCTGGGGGCCGATGCGCCCACCGGAGATGGTCATGGCAGCCGCGGCGGCGTTGGAACCGTTGTGGCGCGCCCACGGTCTGGAGCCCGATACGGCGGGCGGCACCTATCGCTGGCTCTATTTCGATCCGTGCCCCCCTTCGCTTCAGTTTCCATACGCAGCAAGCGTCGAGGTGGCGCATCTCGTGCGCCCGGAGATCGCCCGATCGCGCCGGCCGGCCTCCGGGCTCGATTGGATCAATCGCGTTCACCGGCCGATCGTGTACGTGACGCTGGGCACGGCTCCGCGCTTCGCCGGAGACTTGGAGTTCTTCCAGATCGTGATCGCCGCGCTGGCCGGCGAGGTCGAGCTCGTGATCACCGTGGGTCCCGAAGGTGACCCCGACGCCATAGGGTCCGTACCCGATGGCGTCCACGTCGAACGATTCATCCCGCAAGCAGCGCTGCTGCCGCACTGCGCGCTGGTGATCAGCAACGGCGGTTCGGGTTCTACGCTCGGCGCGCTCTCCCACGGTGTCCCGGTCCTGGCGGTCCCCGCGGCGTCGCCGAGCCAGCGTCGCAATGCCGATGCGCTCGCCGCGTCCGGCGCGGGACGGCGTCTTGAGCGTTACGAGCTGACCGTCGAGCGGATGCGAGCGGACGCGGATACGATGCTTGCCGACCCGTCGTATCGCGCCGTTGCGCAGCGGATCGCTCAAGAGATCATCGGGATGCCCGGAGTCGACCAGGCCGCGCTCCTTGTCGAGCAGCTCGCGGTGGAGCGCCGGCCGATTCCGACCACGCGGCTTGACGCTAGATGA
- a CDS encoding L-2-amino-thiazoline-4-carboxylic acid hydrolase — translation MTAKLPMLDAVKIQARIVIPIVKALEGELGRERAHAIVGQAIADAYANWQAGRTPARNTHPREGNVAHNFPVETEVVHDTDSAFGINMTRCQFAEYFREIGEPEIGALLTCGVDFVTQAKLRPDWEFGRGTQTLMQGAPYCDFRWRLRGREQKSQDDSSPSDDRSTERRSEAALRELDQRGAKAVLDLDVATLEDLYSPDALLHAPNNAVMAKQEVLESVRASRFSYISFSRTTEHVAIYGDIAVTFGGETVVPQGSHPDAGKTVRRRYTHIWRNENGRWRLLVRHANVISSK, via the coding sequence ATGACTGCTAAGCTGCCCATGCTCGACGCGGTCAAGATCCAGGCGCGGATCGTGATCCCGATCGTCAAAGCCCTGGAGGGTGAACTCGGGAGGGAACGAGCGCATGCGATCGTCGGCCAAGCGATCGCCGACGCGTATGCCAACTGGCAAGCTGGTCGAACGCCGGCTCGGAACACGCACCCGAGAGAAGGCAACGTCGCGCACAACTTTCCTGTCGAAACCGAAGTCGTCCACGACACCGATAGCGCGTTTGGAATCAACATGACGCGTTGCCAGTTTGCCGAATACTTCCGCGAAATCGGCGAGCCGGAAATTGGAGCGCTGCTCACGTGCGGCGTTGACTTCGTGACGCAGGCCAAACTCCGACCCGATTGGGAGTTCGGACGGGGGACCCAGACTCTGATGCAGGGCGCGCCCTACTGCGACTTCCGATGGCGTCTACGTGGGCGCGAGCAGAAGAGCCAAGACGATTCTTCCCCCTCAGATGATCGATCGACCGAGCGTCGCTCAGAAGCAGCCCTGCGAGAACTCGATCAGCGGGGCGCGAAAGCGGTACTCGATCTCGACGTTGCGACCCTCGAGGATCTCTATTCACCTGACGCCTTGCTACATGCGCCCAACAACGCCGTCATGGCGAAGCAAGAGGTTCTCGAGTCGGTTCGGGCGTCCCGGTTCAGCTACATCTCGTTTTCCCGTACGACGGAGCATGTTGCAATTTATGGCGACATCGCCGTGACCTTTGGCGGCGAGACCGTAGTCCCTCAGGGCAGTCATCCAGACGCCGGCAAGACCGTACGGCGGCGCTATACGCACATCTGGCGGAACGAGAATGGACGGTGGAGGCTGCTGGTCCGTCATGCGAACGTTATTTCCTCGAAGTAG
- a CDS encoding amidohydrolase family protein, with translation MREGWPNLSAVNTHVRVVSDLRFPPALVVVLSCALLVHTGCGALRHAVSPTNFDVVVLNGRVIDPESQLDGVRNVGIVGAKIAMVTTGAIEGDRVIEARGLIVAPGFIDLHSHGQDAENYVLKAMDGVTTALELEVGVGDVDRWYAQREGRALINYGATAGHIPARMAVMHDPGEFLPTGDAAHRAATDAELAEITRQVTHGLERGALGVGLGIQYTPAATRWEVLEMFRVAARFNTPVHVHMRFVGLMEPNGSVDATEEVIAAATLTGAPLHIVHVSSMGLGNTGRLLQMITEARARGLDVTTECYPYTAAATRIESGMFDDGWQQRMGADYHDLQWAATGERLTAESFARYRKTGGRVIGHVIPESAVNEALRSPLTMIASDGRLEHGKGHPRSAGTYARVLGHYVREEKVLTWMEAVRKMTIMPAQRLEQRAPMMRNKGRIKVGADADITIFDPERVIDRATYEEPALPSAGIQHVLIAGVRVVTDGKLVDGVTPGRPVRAPVKGGRVE, from the coding sequence ATGCGCGAAGGCTGGCCGAACCTGTCCGCGGTCAACACACACGTGCGTGTCGTCAGCGACTTGCGATTTCCACCCGCTCTGGTGGTCGTACTATCTTGCGCGCTCTTGGTCCACACGGGCTGCGGCGCGCTCCGCCATGCGGTCTCCCCCACGAACTTTGACGTTGTCGTGCTCAATGGCCGCGTGATCGATCCTGAGTCGCAGCTCGACGGTGTGCGCAACGTCGGCATCGTGGGCGCGAAGATCGCGATGGTGACCACGGGCGCCATCGAAGGAGATCGGGTGATCGAGGCCCGCGGCTTGATCGTCGCGCCCGGCTTCATCGATCTGCATTCACACGGGCAGGATGCGGAGAACTATGTGCTGAAGGCCATGGACGGGGTTACCACTGCCTTGGAGCTCGAGGTTGGCGTCGGCGACGTCGATCGATGGTACGCCCAGCGCGAGGGCCGGGCGTTGATCAACTACGGCGCCACCGCCGGGCACATTCCGGCGCGCATGGCCGTGATGCACGATCCGGGTGAATTTCTGCCGACGGGTGATGCCGCACACCGTGCCGCCACCGACGCCGAGCTGGCAGAGATCACGCGACAGGTGACCCACGGGCTGGAACGCGGCGCGCTCGGTGTCGGACTGGGGATCCAATACACCCCGGCGGCGACGCGCTGGGAGGTGCTGGAGATGTTTCGCGTGGCGGCGCGATTCAATACGCCGGTTCATGTGCATATGCGTTTTGTCGGTCTCATGGAGCCGAACGGTTCCGTCGACGCGACCGAGGAAGTGATCGCCGCCGCGACCCTGACTGGTGCGCCCCTGCATATCGTGCATGTCTCCAGCATGGGATTGGGTAACACGGGCCGCTTGCTGCAAATGATCACGGAAGCGCGAGCCCGCGGCTTGGATGTGACCACCGAGTGCTATCCCTACACGGCGGCGGCGACGCGGATCGAATCGGGCATGTTTGACGATGGCTGGCAGCAACGGATGGGCGCGGACTATCACGACCTGCAATGGGCGGCGACCGGGGAACGGCTGACGGCCGAATCCTTTGCGCGCTATCGAAAAACCGGGGGCAGAGTCATCGGCCACGTGATTCCCGAGTCGGCCGTCAACGAAGCGCTGCGTAGCCCGCTGACGATGATCGCCAGCGACGGCCGGCTGGAGCATGGAAAGGGACACCCGCGCAGCGCCGGCACCTACGCCCGCGTCCTGGGCCACTACGTGCGCGAGGAAAAGGTGCTGACCTGGATGGAGGCGGTGCGCAAGATGACGATCATGCCGGCGCAGCGGTTGGAGCAGCGCGCGCCGATGATGCGCAACAAGGGCCGCATCAAAGTTGGCGCCGATGCGGACATCACGATCTTTGACCCGGAACGAGTCATTGATCGCGCCACGTACGAGGAGCCGGCGTTGCCGTCCGCGGGGATTCAGCACGTGCTCATCGCTGGCGTACGAGTAGTGACGGATGGCAAGTTGGTTGACGGTGTGACCCCGGGCCGGCCGGTGCGGGCACCGGTGAAAGGGGGGCGTGTAGAATGA
- a CDS encoding M28 family peptidase: protein MKRQAYTIASIVIIASLWAACSAQRRGSTLDNASTGSTQITSATLAAPIRFLASDLLEGRGPGTRGDLLARLYIATQMQALGLEPGGVDGSWEQPVPLLGVTGQLGPLGAAGTKSSLALTPSDDFVSFRFVSASETVSLGGEELVFAGYGIQAPEYQWDDYKDTDVRGKVVLLLYNDPDWDPALFAGKRRVYYGTPQYKIEAAARRGAKGIVLIHTRESAGWPWQVAQTSSAGEQSRLIENTRPQTDVCLMVTEDSARRLAALGGHDLSQLVAAAHSRDFAPVRLNVTLRLRIENQLRRYESANVVGILRGRDPQLRDESVVFTAHHDHLGLKPRPDGTLDIYNGAVDNAAGVAQLLAIARAFTALRERPRRSIVFVTVTAEEQGLLGSEYFAVHPTLPSGHLVAEVNFDGGNVFGRTRDVSFVGGRKSSLYDLAAELAQRQGRSVVDELFPEDGAFYRSDQFSFARVGVPVLWARSGTDVIGRPPGWGKEQRLEFIAKRYHQPSDDFDPKWDLGGMVDDAQLAFAVGLDVDNADQPPAWLPGDEFAAARRPKP from the coding sequence ATGAAACGACAAGCGTACACGATCGCCAGCATAGTGATCATTGCGAGCCTCTGGGCTGCGTGTAGCGCGCAGAGGCGCGGCTCAACACTCGACAATGCCTCTACCGGATCGACGCAGATCACGTCTGCGACCTTGGCGGCTCCGATCCGATTTCTCGCCAGCGATCTTTTGGAAGGGCGCGGCCCCGGCACGCGGGGCGATCTGTTGGCACGCCTGTACATCGCGACGCAGATGCAAGCGCTGGGCTTGGAGCCGGGCGGTGTGGACGGGTCATGGGAGCAACCGGTGCCGCTGTTGGGTGTGACCGGGCAACTCGGACCGCTCGGTGCAGCCGGAACCAAGAGTTCACTGGCGCTGACACCGTCGGACGACTTCGTCTCCTTTCGCTTCGTGTCGGCCAGCGAGACCGTCTCGTTGGGCGGCGAGGAGCTGGTGTTTGCCGGTTATGGAATTCAAGCGCCGGAGTACCAGTGGGATGACTACAAAGATACGGATGTGCGCGGCAAGGTCGTGCTCCTCCTCTACAACGATCCCGACTGGGATCCTGCGCTGTTCGCCGGCAAGCGCCGGGTCTACTACGGGACACCGCAGTACAAGATCGAGGCGGCGGCGCGTCGTGGCGCGAAAGGCATCGTCCTGATCCATACGCGCGAGTCGGCCGGTTGGCCGTGGCAAGTCGCGCAGACATCGAGCGCCGGCGAGCAATCACGACTCATAGAGAACACCAGACCACAAACGGACGTGTGCCTGATGGTCACCGAAGACAGTGCGCGTCGGCTGGCTGCGCTCGGCGGTCATGATCTGAGCCAGCTCGTGGCGGCGGCACACAGCCGAGACTTCGCGCCCGTTCGGCTCAACGTGACGCTGCGGCTGCGTATCGAGAACCAGTTGCGGCGCTACGAGTCGGCAAACGTCGTCGGGATTCTGCGCGGCCGCGATCCGCAGCTTCGCGACGAGTCCGTCGTTTTCACCGCTCATCACGATCATCTCGGCCTCAAACCGCGACCTGATGGCACGCTCGACATCTACAACGGCGCCGTCGACAACGCCGCGGGTGTTGCGCAGCTCCTGGCGATCGCCCGTGCCTTCACGGCGCTCCGCGAACGGCCACGCCGCTCGATCGTCTTCGTGACGGTCACCGCGGAAGAACAGGGGTTGCTGGGATCGGAGTACTTCGCGGTGCATCCGACGCTTCCGTCCGGCCATCTGGTCGCCGAGGTGAACTTTGATGGCGGCAATGTTTTCGGGCGAACGCGCGACGTCTCCTTCGTCGGCGGACGGAAGTCGTCACTCTACGACCTCGCCGCTGAGCTGGCCCAACGCCAAGGCCGCTCGGTCGTCGACGAACTCTTTCCAGAGGATGGGGCCTTCTACCGCTCCGATCAATTCAGCTTCGCCCGCGTCGGCGTGCCGGTGCTGTGGGCGCGGTCGGGAACCGACGTGATCGGCCGACCGCCGGGATGGGGAAAGGAGCAGCGCTTAGAGTTCATCGCCAAGCGCTACCATCAACCGAGCGACGACTTCGATCCCAAATGGGATCTTGGCGGGATGGTCGACGACGCACAGCTCGCCTTCGCCGTCGGTCTCGATGTCGACAACGCCGACCAGCCGCCGGCATGGCTTCCCGGAGACGAGTTCGCAGCGGCACGCCGACCCAAGCCATAG